The Flavobacterium sp. M31R6 nucleotide sequence CTTTTTTATCGCTAATTTATGGAATATTTGAAGGGAAGTATAATTATAAAGTCATAAAGCAAGCGATACATTTTCCGGATTTGCCCGATGCTTTCGATGGCTTTACAATTACCCAAATTTCAGATGTACATAGCGGTAGTTTTGATAATCCTGAGAAGATTAATTACGCTATTGATTTGGTGAATGCCCAGAATTCTGACATGATATTATTTACGGGTGATATTGTTAATACACATGCCAAGGAAATGCATCCCTGGATTGAAACTTTTAACAGGATTGATAAACATGAATATGGTAAGTTTTCGGTTCTTGGAAATCATGATTATGGAGAATATGTGACTTGGCCAACACAAGCCGCCAAGGATAAAAATTTTGAGGACATAAAAAAGTTATACGGTCAAATAGGATTTCAACTGTTATTGAATGAACATACTTTTATCGAAAAAGACGGCGATAAAATTGCATTGGTTGGAGTAGAAAATTGGGGTAAAAATTTCAAACAGGCTGGTGATTTAAAGAAAGCAGCACAACATTTGAGTAAGGAGGATTTTAAAATCTTAATGAGTCATGATCCAAGCCATTGGAATGAAGTGGTTCAGTACGACGATAAGCATTTTCATTTAACCTTGTCTGGACATACTCACGGAATGCAATTTGGGATTGAAATTCCAGGTTTTTTTAAGTGGAGTTTGGCTCAATATGTTTACAAACAATGGGCGGGATTATACGAAAATTTGGGGAGATATGTGTATGTAAATCGTGGTTTTGGATTTCATGCCTATCCTGGCAGGGTTGGGATTATGCCGGAAATCACAGTAATTCAACTAATAAAGAGTAAAAAATTAGCATAATTAGTTTAAAATGCTAAATTTGCAGGATGATATCTCTTTTCGAAAGTAATAGAAATTAAATATTTTGGTTTTATGTCAAAATTTGGAGAACTTATAAATACTCAAGTTCCTGTGTTAATAGATTTTTACACAGATTGGAACGAATCTTCGGTATCGATGCATCCTGTTATAAAAGATGTAGCAGCGGCGCTTGGTGACAAAGTAAAGGTAATCAAGATAGACGTTGACAAAAATCAAGAATTAGCTGATGCTTTACGCATAAAAGGCTTGCCTACTTTGATGATTTATAAAGAAGGTATGATGATCTGGAGACAGTCTGGTGAGTTGGATGCCAATACTTTAATCGGAATAGTGCAAGAGCAATTGTAATCTTTGGTTTTAGATTATTGAATTACTTCAAAAGTAAATCCCCTCTGTTTTAATATTTCCAAAGATCTTGGGAGTGTGTATTCTAAGTTTTTGAATGCTTTTACACTGTCATGGAATACAATTATACTTCCCGATTCTACATTTTGCAATACATTTTCCAGACATTTTTCTGGTGTTATGGTTTGGTCAAAATCAGCGCTAAGTACATCCCACATGATTATTTTATAACCTAATTGTTGCAATTTTTTGGATTGCGAGTTTTTTATTTTGCCGTAAGGTGGACGAAAAATTTTAGATTTTAGATTGGAGATTTTAGGTTGCAGATTTAAGATTTCCGATTCGCACAAGGCAATATTGTATAAATAGTCTTCGGTTGGTGTATTCCATCCTTTCAAATGATTGTAGGTATGATTTCCAATGGAATGGCCTTCTTCTATGGTTTTGAAAAAAATCTCTCCGTGATTGTTTATGTTTTTTCCAATGCAGAAAAATGTGGCTTTTGCGTTGTATTTTTTTAGTTCTTTCAATACCCATTCTGTGATCTCAGGAGTTGGACCATCGTCAAAAGTGAGGTAGATTTTATTCTCCACATTTGGAATGTCCCAAATGTAATTGGAGAATATTTTTTTAATAAAGTTATTTGTTTTAATCCAATAGGGTTTCATAATTCAATAGCACAATTCACTGCAATTTAAACAAAAAAATGCAGTGCTTTTTTAATTGCACTGCATTTTTAAGTGATGATTTTAATCTTGACACTTATTCTTTTTTGCGTCCAAATCGAGCAAATATTTCAATATAAGTATTGAAAGTTTTTTTGCTTGAATTGTAATAATCAATGTCTTTACTGTCTTTCATCACAATCAATAAACCTCTGTAGCGTTCTAAGTCAGTTATGATTTCAATACTGATGCTAGATTGTTCAGATGGAGCTAATTTGGCATAATAATTAAGGTTCTCCTTGTATTTTTGCATTAGTTTATCCAATAAGTCATGAGCTTTTGCTTTTTCTCCAACATCATAATATCCTTTTGCGAATGGCTCTACAAGTGAATAGTAGCCAAACTTTTCCAAAGGCATTTTTGTCATAGCCAAATCAATGATGTTTTTCGCTTTGTCAATCTTTCCTTCAGCAATGAGTTTGTTCATCAAGCGAGACAAATTCATTCTGTAAGTAAGACTTTCTCTGCGGGTTTCAGGATCGTGGTATATTTTGTCACTTTCGCTATTACCCCAGTCCCATTTCATTACTTTATTATACATATTATCTGCATCAATTCGACCCATATCCATTTGACCTGAATCTTCTGGCAATGCCGTTTTTATTGGAACTAATTTGTAAACCATCCCTTCTAATTGAAGATAGTCTTTCATCCATAAATAATCTTCGGCATCAAAAGCTCCTCCACTAAAATACACCGGTCTTTTCCAATTGTTGTTGTTAATTAGATCGAGCATCATTAACCTGTTTTTATAGATGGCGCTTCCTTTGATGTCAATGTCGATGTACGGAACAATAGAATCGCTAAGTTTAGGATCAACCACTTTATTCTTTAGGATATTTGCTTTGTCTATCGGAATTCTGATTTTATTTGTTGGGAAGAAATGTATGGTTTGCCCGTTTTGCATTTCTACTGTAGATCTTGGGTCTTTTATAAATTTTATAAAAGCATTTAAATCCCAACGGCTTTCGGTTTTTTGAATGTGTGCTACATAGTCAAGTTTGTCTCCAACGTATTCATCATGTGTAAATGATATCGGTAAAGCTTCAGACTGGTACGCTTTTCTTTTCATTTGATCAATATACCAGTCTGTCATGAATAAGCTGGTGTTAACAATCTTAATGTCGGTACGAATGCCTTCTATTTCTTGAGCATACCAAAGCGGGAAAGTGTCGTTATCCCCAATTGTGAATAAAATCGCGTT carries:
- a CDS encoding co-chaperone YbbN; the encoded protein is MSKFGELINTQVPVLIDFYTDWNESSVSMHPVIKDVAAALGDKVKVIKIDVDKNQELADALRIKGLPTLMIYKEGMMIWRQSGELDANTLIGIVQEQL
- a CDS encoding metallophosphoesterase is translated as MILRLFFIGAILFVIELYAFQAIKTLIKLKWLLISYQIISLFLFVFILYSFTQFDRSVGQTKQTMFTMGLLLVVYLPKIVMTVILLGEDVFRLAAGSINYFIDNNSNSDFLPSRRKFVSQIGLGLAAIPFLSLIYGIFEGKYNYKVIKQAIHFPDLPDAFDGFTITQISDVHSGSFDNPEKINYAIDLVNAQNSDMILFTGDIVNTHAKEMHPWIETFNRIDKHEYGKFSVLGNHDYGEYVTWPTQAAKDKNFEDIKKLYGQIGFQLLLNEHTFIEKDGDKIALVGVENWGKNFKQAGDLKKAAQHLSKEDFKILMSHDPSHWNEVVQYDDKHFHLTLSGHTHGMQFGIEIPGFFKWSLAQYVYKQWAGLYENLGRYVYVNRGFGFHAYPGRVGIMPEITVIQLIKSKKLA
- a CDS encoding polysaccharide deacetylase family protein, whose translation is MKPYWIKTNNFIKKIFSNYIWDIPNVENKIYLTFDDGPTPEITEWVLKELKKYNAKATFFCIGKNINNHGEIFFKTIEEGHSIGNHTYNHLKGWNTPTEDYLYNIALCESEILNLQPKISNLKSKIFRPPYGKIKNSQSKKLQQLGYKIIMWDVLSADFDQTITPEKCLENVLQNVESGSIIVFHDSVKAFKNLEYTLPRSLEILKQRGFTFEVIQ